The genome window CCAGGAGCATTtatcattctgtaaaattaaattacCAGATGGTAACGAACGGTGAAAAACCAAAAATCTCCGGTATGTGTGAATACAATGGTAATCACATACAAATGATTTAACGAGCATAAGCCACCGTGACCACAATTCCATGTATATAAACCCCAAgatattttgttttcaaaataaagATAACGATGTGCTACGGCTGAAGAAATCAACTGCACCAACTCATACTGTAGCACTGTTTAGTTGttccataagaaaaaaaaaaaaaaaagctatgcaTTTCTAATCTGTCTGCTACCGTTCTTTCTCTGCTACATACAGCGTGCagtttttatatatacagggtggtccattgatcgtgaccgggcaaatttctcgcgaaataagcgtcaagcgaaaacaCTACTAAggacgaaacttgtttagcttgaagggcgctatggttggtccgctagatggcgctgccataggtcaaacggatatcaactgcgtttttaaaaataggaaccctaatttttaattacatattcgtgtagtacgtaaagaaatataaatgttttagttggtccactttctttgctttgtgatagatggcgctataatagtcacaaacacatggctcacaattttagacgaacagttggtaacaggtaggttttttaaattaaaatacacaacgtaggtacgtttgaagattttatttcggttgttccaatatgatacatgtgcctttgtgaacttatgatttctgagaacgcatgctgttacagcgtgattacctgtaaatatcacattaatgcagtaaatgctctaaatgatgtccgtcaacctcaatgcatttggcaatacgtgtaacgacattcctctcaacagcgagtagtccgccttccgtaatgttcgcacatgcattgacaacgcgctgacgcatgtcgtcacgcgttgtcggtggatcaatagcaaatatccttcaactttcccgacagaaagaaatccggggacgtcagatccggtgaacgagcgggccatggtacggtgcttcgacgaccaatcaacctgtctagaaatatgctattcaataccgcttcaaccgcacgcgagctatgtaccggacatccatcatgttggaagtacatcgccattctgtcatgcagtgaaacatcttgtagtaacatcggtagaacattacgtaggaaatcagcatacattgcaccatttagattggcatcgataaaatgggggccaattatacttcctcccataatgccgcaccatacattaacccgctgatgttccacttgtcgcagccatcgcggattttccgttgtccaatagtacatattataacggtttacgttaccgctgttggtgaatgacgcttcgccgctaaatagaacgcgtgcaaaaaaatctgtcatcatcccgtaatttctcttgtgcccagtggcagaactgtacactaaggtgccatgcaattcctggtgcatagaaatttggcacgggtgcaatcgatgtcgatgtagcattttcaacaccgacgtttttgagattcccgattctcgctcaatttgtctgctactgatgtgcggattagccgcgacagcagctaaaacacctacttgggaatcatcatttgttgcaggtcgtggttgacgtttcacatgtggctgaacacttcctgtttccttaaatagcgtgaccatccgacgaacggtccggacacttggatgatgtcgtccaggataccgagcagcgtacatagcacacgccctttgggcattttgatcacaatagccatacatcaacacgatatcgaccttttccgcagttggtaaacggtccattttaacaccggtaatgtatcacgaagcaaatatcgtacgcactggcggaatgttacgcgataccacgtacttatgggTCATTCCATGCAAAGTGGTCTAGAGGCTCCCACATGaccctcatggattttgatgaaattttgtatgaacattcacacatgttctcaatgaacactggtaaagtttcagtttcagaaattcaatactttcggagatacagtcacttgtttaagaccatagcacagctttctatagtgtgtccttgaattttcagcaactttgagatgtgatatctctgtaagtattagCATGAAAGAAACGAAACgtggccatcttatacaacttttagagctctttaaagtaaaatattaagaaaaggatttctgagcaattttcatatagataatttgaagcaaagttgggggaaaaaatagctgttttaaaaaaaatgcgaactttagttttttatatctccaaaagtaattgtgggatgcacatgaaattttgcacaacataactaaccaacacaaggtcttagaatataaaatttcattctccttttGCTTTCCATTATTTCGCAAATCTAGGGTtaagttgacgatttttcaaaaagtgctaaaaatgggtatttttagtcaaatttttcaaaaaagtgttttctccaaactcttctaaactgtggtcattagaaagagcatactctaaactatctagaaaagtggatttggttttgcaatgcaagtatataaggccctaaaaagtagcatcatcaaagaggcgcactggaagtttgaacacatttttctggcactcagattatacctgaaatcttttattttgccttatacatgtttattaatgtctgggataagtgaaataagaagtcCTTATGAATAGGACCTAGCTTAAGTTCGAATaggaaaagaataaaaatagaaacaatgttatttcttaattgtcacctccccccctccctcactctctctctctctcaaacacacacacacaattattattaagaatgaatgtaaatcgtaaaatttatttgcataatcatctaatTATTAGTTGCCTGTTTAATGGACAACAGCAGCTTACTGACtgaaaagaagtgtataaatgagttgctatggtccatggtggcttaaccactgctagtttcatttcacctgagaaaacgagcattcccattgccataGGGACCACGCCCGATGGCTTAGCaacaacagccacgggtgggtttctttaccacaggatcccaagtctgataagggtttctttacacaggttcccaagcctgatagtaaaattatttaagtgccctgtgtaaaattagaaggcactcttgggttccttagattgtttcctctaacctatttcaattttttatatgctacattaattttctgatgaatatcaagAGGAATGGTATATTGCCGGCCAGACGAatttactgatggagctggaataactgcaataatgtggtgttccggaacccagcacttgtcacttcttggtggccaataaaatgaatttgctggaccatgtgggtgcataaagtttattaatgcatccctttgctctgtggaggtctcacagatattcccaatccaccacacgttttcatagatgcatgcaacatattgtcctggttggagagcagacattaatatgcctccttcattactgtgacccattttaactagaaaagatgaacaatcatttgaaactctgctgacctGAATTGTTGTTTCACCAACAGGTAAAAAGTGATGATTTTCTCTAGTGCCTGCTACAGTTTGTCCAAGTTTAAACCTCTCTTCTtccgacacaatatttttttttttcaatttcatctttactgacgaaaacaaatttaattccatTAATGTTTTCAGAGCAGAAGTGAAGCAGATCTAGGGGAGTAAGAATTTGTCCATTAAGTGGCCGTTGCAAGCTTGCTCTTGCTGCTAACCGCTTTGTTGTACCTCAAatcccatcacaaggtgatttcccGTGACAAGTAGCAAAGAAATTCCATTCAGCTgtcattccaaaatcactcttataatagcacaaatttaggaaattcttgaaatttttatattgagcactggagccatcactgaaataatgaatgtgggatATCTGTGCAAACCGTGTTTTTATATATTTGATGAGCTCCTTGATAAAAACGTGAACTGTAATAGTGTGATGCCGCAAACAAAcactgataatgcaaaaacttaaagattctactttctcattttgacgaaagtagataacaaatggatgaactgttgttTGACTATTGTCCCAGTGGAAGCCATGCAGCATcctgaatgataaaagaataattttctgcaaaatccattaggacaacaggctcttcgtctttcagatgacatttaaggactttaagatgcaagctttgatgcttggcaatgtaatgatggcatgacagactccatattttattttttacatcttcagTAAATTCATCCACTACCATTTGCTTCGCGTCCAGTGTGGCCTGATCGGTATGTATCCATTGCTTAAACACGATAACTTCCTGTGGCTCATGATCTAGGAAATAGTTGGCAATTTCAGATGCTATAGCTTCGGGCCCAGGACACCTTTCACAGTGATGTAGCATGCACTGTTTAGAGTTCAAACAGCAAACTGCCTTGCTGAGAATCTCCTTATAATTTTCACGTATACCAGCTCCGCTAAGCATAAGCTTAAAATTTTGGTGAATTGCACAGACGCAAACTGCATGCATTCCAGCTGAtcctactgttacacaccatttggGTCTAAGTTCACAAAACTTTCAGAACCCTATTTCTGGACCATTTATATTCTTATAGATAACATACATTTCCCATAAATTGCAAAGTAACTATCTTTTCTGCATGTATGTCTTTCTATATAAAAGTCTAACTGAAATACTATCTTTTTTTCCAGGGCACACACTACTatactcatcatcttcaaaaaaatttcgtACTCTACTAGCAACTTCTGCTGGTAATTTCCTGCTTTGCCTATTTTCGGGAAGTGCCAGAATGCCCTTCTCTGTCTTAAGCTTCTGAGCATTCTTCACCATTCTTTTGAACACAATGAACTGAGCTGCTGTTTGTCTGACTGTCCAAAGTACAGGTGCCAAGGTCAAAATTTGCATCTGTTCTTTATGAATTGGATTCTGCATCTTGGCTTTCAGTTCAGTCAGCAAATGTGCATAGTCAGCAcagtttccacattccttaatttcactagcatcttcaatttgtcggtttactcccattgcatttacaattcggtttttaatcacattttgagccttttgaattttcttcttcacatattggggcctatctctgtagcttactgttctcttcaggggtgaaataccgatagacaataagctactatttaattcttcttttggtgtaaagtcctcatcagaatgtgatgatgaggctgataaagcttcgtccaagtgtttatttaaggtagtcctgcaaactggacaaattttctgacctggctttatgttattaacaagctgcttcttcaacatatcagaagccttattagctatttcagtatcaagagtgcgaattcctgccttaacattatgattcaccttcCCAAAGGGCTTCATGGTGTAGGCAAACTTGATAGGTATTGTCCAGCTTTGCTTCAGAACATTGGACCGACAACTctttttcctcatcactaaaatccgcaaaccattttaaagcagctgttttggcaaagaaagtgacatgacactttgttccactatctctttgcccaattgagcaggaaggtatgctgttcccttctgcatccatctctaatcagtaactaaataatgtatttggcctctaagtgcaaattataatctgcttaaatttcagacaaattgctacTGAATGAAATTGTACACAATGTGtaataccaatgaaaaaacctaataaGAGATATATGGtataaaagacacaatcaaaacaattttttgtaaactAGATTACAAACTTTGATGGTCTTACGAATCCCTTAACAAGCTACACTCAGTCAAGAGAACCCACTCCCTATGCTGCAAACACACCACTGAAATACTAATTGTTCAAACAaggctcacaataatgaaacaatctgattgttaaagtaattgttgccattatattttctataaatagtgaatcttgtgaattttctctgtgaaactagtagttacgtatttaccaaggtagtaggctacatttaagtgtgattaaatacaaaattaaaactcttagatgtttaaccaaccaatttcacatgtttccctaataactttaagacaaaaattcacaggttacaacacctaggtattaaaatctctGCAATATTGATTGAAAAATTTACATGACTTGCATGATTCAAGCAAACCGAttcttttttggaaaaatgttttatacaattgaatccaaaaattaggtcttcattttacacttgtaaatatttacaattttgagaagtacaaaaaatatgaagctatTATTCATTGATTTTTACAAATGAGAAGAGTTTTATGCAGATGAACACTTACGATAAAAGCAGAAGGGCTACTTCTCTACGTCTcatagttttcaagtttttctgacagtctcattgcctatttaccagatctttttatttcaattattcaaggcactaataaacatttattaggcataataaaatgtttcagacataatttgagtgccagaaaaatgtgttcaaacttccagtgcgcctctttgatgatgctactttttaggggcctatatgcttgcattgcaaaaccaaatccacttttctagatagtttagaatatgctctttctaatgaccatagtttagaagagtttggagaaaacacttttttgaaaaatttgactaaaaatacccatttttagcactttttgaaaaatcatcaacttcaccctagatttgtgaaataatgaaaagcaataggagaatgaaattttatattctaagaccttgtgttggtgagttatggtgtgcaaagtttcatgtacatcccacaattacgtttggagatataaaaaactaaagttcgcatttttttttgaacagctattttttcgcccaacATGGCTTCAAATTGTCTATATAAAAATTgcccagaaatccttttcttaatattttactttaaagagctctaaaagttgtatgagatggccaagttttgttgctttcatgcaaatacttacggAGATATcccatctcaaagttgctgaaaattcaaggacacactatagaaagctgtgctgtcttaaacaagtgactgtatctccgaGAGtactgaatttctgaaactgaaactttaccagtgttcactgagaacatgtgtgaatgttcatacaaaatttcatcaaaatccatgatggtcatgtgggaacatttctcgaTATTAGACCACTTTACACGGAATGTCCCTTATACGTTTGTGGGtataacagcgccatctgtcacaaatcgaaaaaagtggtccaactaaaacattcatatttctttacgtactacacgaatatgtaataaaaatgggggttcctatttaaaaaacgcagttgatgtccgtttgacctatggcagcgccatctagcgggctaaccatagagccatctggtttcccccttcaagctagacgagtttcgttctttgtagttttttcgtttgatgcttattgcgtgagatatttgacccggtcactatcaatggactaccctgtatatatatatattttttaatgtagGAATGACCACAGAAttcccttatttctcttattcgtGTAATAGAGAACCAAGTCTTCTTTTCAACTTGACTCTGCGCTCGACATGCCGAGTGCAACCAAAAGATGCTTGGGTGCGACAAACAGTACTCCATGTTCGCACACGGCAACTGCAGTTCGTCATTTCTGTGTTGCGCCATATGCGGAAGTGCGTTGCCAGCTAGTCGACCGCCAGTTGCCGGTGTAGATCGCTTGCCCTTTGCGTTCGTTCTCAGGCGccgttatgaaaaaaaaaaaaaaatcgatagcttgcgccatttccgagttagtGTGTACGGGCGGTAAATCGCAGCCAACGGAGAAGTTGGCCTTGGTTGCGGTTAGGACTACCGGCGGTATCATCAAAGCGTTGGCAGTATGTTGAGCCTGGTTCTACTTTCCTATTGTTGACGCCGGGCCGAATGTTCGTTGATTCAGTAGCGTCTGTTGTAAGGGTGTCCATTGCGCATAAAATACTGGAGTACGCTGTGCAATGCGGAAAGCTGATAGTTTTATCATGATCGGGAATGTTTATGGGGTCCTACTGACTGcaattataaaattaaattgaaGAGATTAGACCCTTACAGAGAAACGAGTGACACGTAGAAGATGTGTCATCTTTGAAAATTTTAGGGCCCACTCGGATCAATAACAATTCGAAAGCTTTCATTCGGAAATTCTCAATGAAATAGCCCATAACAATTCAGCTTTAAGGTTAGTTTTTAAGTTTGTCCCACCACACTGCTCCCTACTTTTTAAAGGAGAGGTCAGCACCTGCTTAgtttcttctcctttttttctgATGTTCAGCTTCTTGCATTAAAATAAATAGTGCACATGGGACGACTGGCAAAGCCTCTTCTTCGCTCATAATATCGACCGGCGAAATTCTAATTAAAACGCTGCATTATAACACTAACGAAATCGGAATCACCTCGACAAGTTATCAGGGCCAACTGCGATCCCCCATGGCCGAATCCATTGGCTCCACCCACTTGGCTTGGTGAGGATCAGAGGTCGAACGCTAATCCGTTGGCTGCCGATCGATAGCCTTGGTTGCCTTATAATGGGTACGCGCTTTTAAGTGAACAGAGTATATCTGTTTATAGGCACAATTACTAACAAGTCAATCGGCCGCAGTAGGTTTCTTCGTGAACTGTTTTTTTAATGACCCAGCAGATCCTACCAACCGAAACTTGGGAACAGCAGACGTAGTGGGTGAATCGAATTTTAGTACTGTACTCTAATGTCATTGTGCAATGCGGTAAATaccgccttgaagtccacacaacaCGATTTTAATCCACTGCTGAGTCGCCAATTCTCGGTCAAGGAACGGGATTTCAACGGCAAAAGGCTACGCTCCCGCAAAAGGTTATTTCAGTTCAGGATACTAATCCGTAGTTGACGGAATTTTTCGGTGCTCAATGTTCACAAACAATCTTCCACAAAATGCAAAGTATGCGCTTCCTTTAAGGACGGCAGGTTTCGGAGATTAATTTATTCCGCAGAGTAACAGGGCGAATCCCAAATCGAGCGAAATTATTTGCGAATGGAGATGGAAACGCACATACATCTACTGAAACTGGTAACTCCGCATATTCCGTTCACTCTGAGTCTCCGCATTTTCCGATTTATCAGTAAGCACATGGCGTCAGATTACCGCAAAATTATCTTAAACATCTGGTCGCCTCCGGCGCGGGTCTTTAAAAATCTGTTTAAAATCGTCCACTGTGATAAGGAGCGTGCGCGGCGAGCGACATCTGGTGGGGAACGCCCGGTAACAGTTTTGCCACGACAGTTGGCAAGACTTTCCGGTAGTTTGCTCGCATGGATTTCAACAGTTCACCTACGGATTTGTTATAATACTAGTTTCTTTGCATTTACCGTCAATGAACTTACAATGGTTGTTAATCGCACAAAGTacttttggtttttttttctttttggcgtACCGCACTGTTGACGTCACGTAGGGGATTCACCTGGTACGCAGTAGTCTTCACTTTTGAATAGGGCTGCCTAAGAATTGGAATGTGATTTTACCATCAAATAATGTTAATATTTCAGTAAGACATTATTTTGCTGTAGTATCAGCAGAGCCACTTATGCTGATAAGTTTTTCTGTCTTCATTGCTGACGTGCGTGAATTAGTTTCTCGTATGTTGGAGCACCTGGATGGCCTTGTGTAAGGTGGTTTGTGTCTCAACAGTTGATGATGCAACAGTGCAGTTTTGTAGCAGTTTGTCGTGGGTGTGTTGTTCAGGAAGAGGTGCGCGTCTGTGTGAGTGCAGTTTTCCTCCGCGTTGGTGTTCGCGACACTGAACCATGTACGCGAGCGACAGCATAAGATCGCTCCACGCTGCGGTAAGAACCGGCAACTTGCAAGGTGTGACGGAAATGCTAGCAAAAGGAGCAGACGTCGAAGGTGCAGATTCTTTCAACGTACGACCGGTCCATATAGCTGCGGAACAAGGCCATTTGGACATTCTTAATTTGCTTATAGCAAGGGGCTGCAATGTAGATGCACAAGGGAGTTGTGTTACGCCGTTGGGCAAACGGGAGGTGGGCATGACGCCGTTACATTTAGCAGCCAAACATGTTGACCCAAATCTCGTGCTCAGTTTGATCTCTGCTGGCGCTAACGTGAACGCCAAGACTGGTTCGAGAGTGGTTCCACTGCATGTTGCCGCAGAGAACGGCCGTCTGTGCGTAGTGAAGGCGTTAGTTTCCGCTGGTGCAGACGTGAATGCCGAGGACGACAAAAATGTCACCCCTTTGCTTTCTGCTGTGGCGCAGAATTCTGAAGACGTGGCCAGATTTCTCGTAGCAAACGGTGCTGCTGTAAATGTGAAAAATTCGTACCGTTATACGCCGTTGCATTTCGCAGCCGAGAAGGGAAATGTTAACATAACGAAGCTGCTGGTCCAGAACAAGGCCGCGATGAATGCAAAGCATGTGGGAGGCTTCACCCCTTTGCATTTGGCCATACAAAACAGACAAACCGCAGTAAGTCGGATTTTGATAAACAGTGGAGCAGATGTGAATGTGAGAGATAATGAGAGATGGACCCCTCTACATAGCGCAGCGTACAGCTTATACCCAGCTGAAACCGCTAGGCTGTTGATTGCGGAAGGTGCTAGCACGAATGCGAGGGACAAAGCTGGAAGAACACCCTTGCACCTTGCTGCAGAGAATAATTTCACCGATGTAGTTAACATCTTGATCAGAAACAGAGCAGACGTTAATGTCACCGACTTACGAATGTGGACACCACTGCATAGCGCAGCTTACGTGGGTAGTGTGGACGTCATAAAGATTCTTACCGCCAGGGGCGCTCAAGTGGATGCGAGGACACGCAAACGGGCTACACCCCTGCATT of Schistocerca serialis cubense isolate TAMUIC-IGC-003099 chromosome 2, iqSchSeri2.2, whole genome shotgun sequence contains these proteins:
- the LOC126455455 gene encoding ankyrin-3-like; its protein translation is MYASDSIRSLHAAVRTGNLQGVTEMLAKGADVEGADSFNVRPVHIAAEQGHLDILNLLIARGCNVDAQGSCVTPLGKREVGMTPLHLAAKHVDPNLVLSLISAGANVNAKTGSRVVPLHVAAENGRLCVVKALVSAGADVNAEDDKNVTPLLSAVAQNSEDVARFLVANGAAVNVKNSYRYTPLHFAAEKGNVNITKLLVQNKAAMNAKHVGGFTPLHLAIQNRQTAVSRILINSGADVNVRDNERWTPLHSAAYSLYPAETARLLIAEGASTNARDKAGRTPLHLAAENNFTDVVNILIRNRADVNVTDLRMWTPLHSAAYVGSVDVIKILTARGAQVDARTRKRATPLHFAADYWRVEVVKYLLAKGSEVNAADRRNWTPLHFAADEGSNEVPLTLSGHLCASAQDSKLNTVKVLIESGADVNAKGSRGETALYLAVKYGDPVVARCLLENGAYYDVTTKHYFRITTVSQIAAIKGNKDVNALLLAAENLFEAVRKAKCAEIEKCIQEGAPVNSRSVKYETPLTYASWKGHLAVVNVLLKNGAAVNLSNSNGNTPLHYAAKFGHHEILCVLLQHGAVYNASTKTGKKTPLHFAQQSGRKEVKETLKLIERMFIRIRRKDKKVLKELSELKNIKCAEYHAIKNCKNVHQETLTQIASENRFYDVCKLFSDV